The Kitasatospora paranensis genome has a window encoding:
- a CDS encoding carbohydrate ABC transporter permease has protein sequence MTTATDLRPSRPFARPAWEEEPTAVGRGLKGVTLAVVCLLILGPLWVVVLTSLSDAATITGAGGLVVVPGHLTVQAYAEVLSGGAVTRAVLISIGITLVGTAISLVVSVLAAYGLSRPGSFAHRPILVTMMITMFFGAGLIPSYLLIQDLGLMDSYWSLILPGAVSVFNLLVLRSFFMGTAPELVDAARIDGAGEWRILWQVVLPLSRAVVAVIALFYAVGYWSSWFSASLYLNDQTRYPLQNVLNSFVLRHQAPTGMSQAISTGAVPGLSVQMAVMVIALVPVLCVYPFVQKHFQKGMLIGAVKG, from the coding sequence GTGACCACCGCAACCGACCTCCGCCCGTCCCGCCCGTTCGCCCGGCCCGCCTGGGAGGAGGAGCCGACCGCCGTCGGCCGGGGCCTCAAGGGCGTCACCCTGGCCGTCGTCTGCCTGCTGATCCTCGGCCCGCTCTGGGTCGTCGTCCTCACCAGCCTCTCCGACGCGGCCACCATCACCGGCGCCGGCGGCCTCGTGGTCGTCCCGGGGCACCTCACCGTCCAGGCCTACGCCGAGGTCCTCTCCGGCGGCGCCGTCACCCGGGCCGTGCTGATCAGCATCGGCATCACCCTCGTCGGCACGGCGATCTCGCTGGTCGTCTCGGTGCTCGCCGCGTACGGGCTCTCCCGGCCCGGCAGCTTCGCCCACCGGCCGATCCTCGTCACCATGATGATCACGATGTTCTTCGGGGCCGGGCTCATCCCGAGCTACCTGCTGATCCAGGACCTCGGCCTGATGGACAGCTACTGGTCGCTGATCCTCCCCGGCGCCGTGTCCGTCTTCAACCTGCTCGTGCTGCGCTCCTTCTTCATGGGTACCGCCCCCGAACTCGTCGACGCCGCACGGATCGACGGCGCCGGCGAGTGGCGGATCCTCTGGCAGGTGGTGCTGCCGCTGTCCCGCGCGGTGGTCGCCGTCATCGCGCTGTTCTACGCGGTCGGCTACTGGAGCTCCTGGTTCTCCGCCTCGCTCTACCTCAACGACCAGACCCGTTACCCGCTGCAGAACGTGCTGAACTCCTTCGTGCTCCGCCACCAGGCGCCCACCGGGATGTCCCAGGCCATCAGCACGGGGGCCGTCCCCGGGCTCTCGGTGCAGATGGCGGTCATGGTGATCGCGCTGGTGCCCGTGCTGTGCGTCTACCCGTTCGTCCAGAAGCACTTCCAGAAGGGCATGCTGATCGGCGCCGTCAAGGGCTGA
- a CDS encoding ABC transporter permease: MSSSAPAATRPAAPDGPDRPAPPPRRGITRRQRLRRDRVLLLMTAPALGLLLVFNYIPLLGNIVAFQDYDVYGGGITGSAFVGLDNFAAVFSDARFWEVVGNTLSITAVQLLLFFPVPIALALLLNSLISGRLRTLVQSVLYLPHFFSWVLVVTVFQQMLGGAGLIAQLLRRHGVEGFDLMTDPTLFKYLLTAQSVWKDAGWGVIVFLAALSAVSDELYEAAAVDGAGRWRRMWHVTLPALRPVIALLLVLRVGDSLSVGFEQILLQRDAVGVGVSEVLDTYVWFRGIRSGDFSYAAAAGLVKGLFSLGMVLLANKAAHRLGEQGVYSK, encoded by the coding sequence ATGAGCAGCAGCGCCCCCGCGGCCACCCGGCCCGCCGCACCCGACGGACCGGACCGCCCGGCACCGCCGCCGCGACGCGGCATCACCCGCCGTCAACGGCTGCGCCGCGACCGCGTCCTGCTGCTGATGACCGCACCCGCGCTCGGCCTGCTGCTGGTCTTCAACTACATCCCGCTGCTCGGCAACATCGTCGCGTTCCAGGACTACGACGTCTACGGCGGCGGCATCACCGGCAGCGCCTTCGTCGGCCTCGACAACTTCGCCGCGGTCTTCTCCGACGCCCGGTTCTGGGAGGTCGTCGGCAACACCCTCTCCATCACCGCCGTCCAGCTGCTGCTCTTCTTCCCCGTCCCGATCGCCCTCGCGCTGCTGCTCAACAGCCTCATCAGCGGCCGGCTCCGCACCCTCGTGCAGTCCGTCCTCTACCTGCCGCACTTCTTCTCCTGGGTGCTGGTCGTCACCGTCTTCCAGCAGATGCTCGGCGGCGCCGGCCTGATCGCCCAACTGTTGCGCAGGCACGGCGTCGAGGGCTTCGACCTGATGACCGACCCGACGCTCTTCAAGTACCTGCTGACCGCCCAGTCCGTCTGGAAGGACGCCGGCTGGGGCGTGATCGTCTTCCTCGCCGCCCTCAGCGCCGTCTCCGACGAGCTGTACGAGGCCGCCGCCGTCGACGGCGCCGGCCGCTGGCGGCGGATGTGGCATGTCACGCTGCCCGCGCTGCGCCCGGTGATCGCCCTGCTGCTGGTGCTGCGGGTCGGCGACTCGCTCTCCGTCGGCTTCGAGCAGATCCTGCTCCAGCGCGACGCCGTCGGCGTCGGCGTCTCCGAGGTGCTCGACACCTACGTCTGGTTCCGCGGCATCCGCAGCGGCGACTTCAGCTACGCGGCCGCGGCCGGCCTGGTCAAGGGCCTGTTCAGCCTCGGCATGGTCCTGCTGGCGAACAAGGCCGCCCACCGGCTGGGCGAGCAGGGGGTGTACTCCAAGTGA
- a CDS encoding Tat pathway signal sequence domain protein has translation MTSADRVGPAPAASRRRFLTGAVAAAAALTGGGLLTACSSGTGRSSSKGGVATGSALQNALPAFAASGLVTPDIPGVNGSTPAFLKFPAELKASVTGKPGKGGKYTFFTPLWGAAPGKDSKYFAAMDEALGVSVDWQLQDGVTYQDKLGAVLAGDSIPDLFCVPGWNITGQIPNAIDAKAADLGPYLSGDKVKKYPNLAAIPTDAWKMCMFGGKLRGLPMPNRPLGGVVPYYRADIFAEKGWTLPKTADEFLQLAKDITSPAAKVWACEDMWWTAQVLFNCVPGTMPGYWKQVDGKLVHLIETQEYLDALSWTQKLYAQGSVHPDAVAGKANDAKTRFTSGQSLIMNDGDVMRGMMNEQAKANPKFSIKPMDFFAHDGGKLELYIGAPAGIFSFLSAKLPAARIEELLGVADYAAAPFGTKEFVLEKFGVEGVHYAKDASGTPVQTALGTKEVLSSYEFIASPAPTIAWPDQPQAATDFANWMGRMMAFARKPLFYAMQIQEPTRYASLYTPFDDLQKDVVRNRKKIGDVKDAVDNWRKNGGDDLRAFYQDILDKSGN, from the coding sequence ATGACCAGCGCTGACAGAGTCGGCCCTGCCCCGGCCGCCTCGCGCCGCCGCTTCCTGACCGGCGCCGTGGCCGCCGCCGCCGCGCTCACCGGCGGCGGACTGCTGACCGCCTGCTCCTCCGGCACCGGGCGGTCGAGCAGCAAGGGCGGTGTCGCCACCGGCAGCGCCTTGCAGAACGCCCTCCCCGCCTTCGCCGCCTCCGGCCTCGTCACCCCCGACATCCCGGGCGTCAACGGTTCCACCCCGGCCTTCCTGAAGTTCCCCGCCGAACTCAAGGCCTCGGTGACCGGCAAGCCGGGCAAGGGCGGCAAGTACACCTTCTTCACCCCGCTCTGGGGCGCGGCCCCGGGCAAGGACAGCAAGTACTTCGCCGCCATGGACGAGGCGCTCGGCGTCAGCGTCGACTGGCAGCTCCAGGACGGCGTCACCTACCAGGACAAGCTCGGCGCGGTGCTGGCCGGCGACAGCATCCCCGACCTGTTCTGCGTGCCCGGCTGGAACATCACGGGCCAGATCCCGAACGCCATCGACGCCAAGGCCGCCGACCTCGGCCCCTACCTGTCCGGCGACAAGGTCAAGAAGTACCCCAACCTCGCGGCGATCCCCACCGACGCCTGGAAGATGTGCATGTTCGGCGGCAAGCTGCGCGGCCTGCCGATGCCCAACCGCCCGCTCGGCGGCGTCGTCCCCTACTACCGGGCCGACATCTTCGCCGAGAAGGGCTGGACCCTCCCGAAGACCGCCGACGAGTTCCTCCAGCTCGCCAAGGACATCACCAGCCCCGCCGCCAAGGTCTGGGCCTGCGAGGACATGTGGTGGACGGCGCAGGTCCTGTTCAACTGCGTCCCCGGCACCATGCCCGGCTACTGGAAGCAGGTCGACGGCAAGCTCGTCCACCTGATCGAGACCCAGGAGTACCTCGACGCGCTCTCCTGGACGCAGAAGCTCTACGCCCAGGGCAGCGTCCATCCCGACGCGGTGGCCGGCAAGGCCAACGACGCCAAGACCCGCTTCACCTCCGGCCAGTCGCTGATCATGAACGACGGCGACGTCATGCGCGGCATGATGAACGAACAGGCCAAGGCCAACCCGAAGTTCAGCATCAAGCCGATGGACTTCTTCGCCCACGACGGCGGCAAGCTGGAGCTCTACATCGGCGCGCCCGCCGGGATCTTCAGCTTCCTGTCCGCCAAGCTGCCCGCCGCGAGGATCGAGGAACTCCTCGGTGTCGCCGACTACGCCGCCGCCCCGTTCGGCACCAAGGAGTTCGTGCTCGAGAAGTTCGGCGTCGAGGGCGTCCACTACGCCAAGGACGCCTCCGGCACCCCGGTGCAGACCGCGCTCGGCACCAAGGAGGTCCTCTCCTCCTACGAGTTCATCGCCTCCCCGGCACCCACCATCGCCTGGCCCGACCAGCCCCAGGCCGCCACGGACTTCGCCAACTGGATGGGCCGCATGATGGCCTTCGCCAGGAAGCCGCTCTTCTACGCGATGCAGATCCAGGAGCCCACCCGGTACGCGTCGCTGTACACCCCCTTCGACGACCTGCAGAAGGACGTCGTGCGCAACCGCAAGAAGATCGGCGACGTCAAGGACGCGGTCGACAACTGGCGCAAGAACGGCGGCGACGACCTGCGCGCCTTCTACCAGGACATCCTCGACAAGTCCGGCAACTGA
- a CDS encoding glycoside hydrolase family 3 C-terminal domain-containing protein has product MPDAPYRDARVPAHQRATDLLGRLTTAEKIALLHQHAPAVPRLGLAAHTTGTEALHGVSWLGPATSFPQAVGLGATWDRALLKRVGEAVGTEVRAFHERPAEDGRAPIGLNVWAPVVNPLRHPLWGRNEEGYAEDPLLTAELATAYTRGLRGDHPVYWRTAPTLKHFLGYNNENDRTSTSSDLRPRVLHEYELPCYRGPVEAGAVAAVMPSYNIVNGRPAHVSGYLKDELRGWRNGADLLVCSDAEAPSNLVAAQRHFADHAEGHGAALRAGVDSFTDHGTDAPVTIARLTEALERGLITEAEIDAAVLRHLLMRIRTGELDPELDPYAGTGQDVVGCDAHRELARQAARQAVVLLRNAGDLLPLPADAALAVVGPLGDDVLRDWYSGSLLYRTTLLDALRERLGTDRVAFADGLDRIALRSTATGRYLTAAADGTLSATGHQVGPAEEFAVQDWGHGVTTLQARDGRYLTKDGYGMLAATAEHPDEWVVQETFRLERGEDGRVRIQHLGTGRWVAVAAGSHALTTYAVARDAAEPFTVRTVSAGAERVAAVAAAAGAVVVVAGNDPHLNGRETEDRIDLALPPQQEEILRAARAANPRTVLAVVSSYPYALDWADAEVPAVLWTAHGGQEGGRALADVMLGDHSPAGRLPQTWYRAGQRLPDLLDYDIITAGATYLYLADEPLYPFGHGLSYTRFTYGALSAETIDGHAVATLTVTNSGARAGAEVVQLYSRAPESRVPTPLRRLQAFERIELAPGEQRTVSLRVPLAALGHFDTAHGRWTTDPGRYALLAGASSADLRSEAEITVTGPAPLPRPGLDGPLLARDFDTARGIRLTDRTPAGGEAVECGDTAPGRLAFDTVDFADGATSVALAVSRTAPGSAAVELHAGGAVTRFEVPSTGGRHRWQTVRGPLAAPVKGVHGVEVVLRGALRLAELDFTR; this is encoded by the coding sequence ATGCCCGACGCCCCTTACCGCGACGCCCGGGTGCCCGCGCACCAGCGGGCCACGGACCTCCTGGGGCGGCTCACCACCGCCGAGAAGATCGCCCTGCTGCACCAGCACGCCCCCGCCGTCCCCCGGCTCGGCCTGGCCGCGCACACCACCGGCACCGAGGCCCTGCACGGGGTGTCCTGGCTCGGACCGGCCACCTCGTTCCCGCAGGCCGTCGGCCTCGGCGCGACCTGGGACCGCGCGCTGCTGAAGCGGGTCGGCGAGGCCGTCGGCACCGAGGTCCGCGCCTTCCACGAGCGCCCCGCCGAGGACGGCCGCGCGCCGATCGGCCTCAACGTGTGGGCGCCGGTGGTCAATCCGCTGCGCCACCCGCTCTGGGGCCGCAACGAGGAGGGCTACGCCGAGGACCCGCTGCTCACCGCCGAACTCGCCACGGCCTACACCCGGGGCCTGCGCGGCGACCACCCGGTGTACTGGCGCACCGCGCCCACCCTCAAGCACTTCCTCGGCTACAACAACGAGAACGACCGCACGTCCACCTCCTCCGACCTGCGCCCGCGCGTCCTGCACGAGTACGAACTCCCCTGCTACCGCGGCCCGGTGGAGGCCGGCGCGGTGGCCGCGGTGATGCCCTCGTACAACATCGTCAACGGGCGGCCCGCCCACGTGTCCGGCTACCTCAAGGACGAGCTGCGCGGCTGGAGGAACGGCGCCGACCTGCTGGTGTGCAGCGACGCCGAGGCACCGTCCAACCTGGTCGCCGCGCAACGGCACTTCGCCGACCACGCGGAGGGCCACGGCGCGGCGCTGCGCGCCGGGGTGGACAGCTTCACCGACCACGGCACCGACGCACCGGTCACGATCGCCCGGCTCACCGAGGCGCTGGAGCGCGGCCTGATCACCGAGGCCGAGATCGACGCCGCCGTCCTGCGCCACCTGCTGATGCGCATCCGCACCGGCGAACTGGATCCCGAGCTCGACCCGTACGCCGGAACCGGCCAGGACGTGGTCGGCTGCGACGCCCACCGGGAGCTGGCCCGGCAGGCCGCCCGGCAGGCCGTCGTGCTGCTGCGCAACGCCGGCGACCTGCTGCCACTGCCCGCCGACGCGGCCCTCGCCGTGGTCGGCCCGCTCGGCGACGACGTGCTGCGCGACTGGTACAGCGGCTCCCTGCTGTACCGGACCACCCTCCTCGACGCCCTGCGTGAGCGGCTCGGCACCGACCGGGTCGCCTTCGCGGACGGGCTGGACCGGATCGCGCTGCGCTCGACCGCCACCGGCCGCTACCTGACCGCGGCCGCCGACGGCACGCTGTCCGCCACCGGCCACCAGGTCGGCCCGGCAGAGGAGTTCGCCGTGCAGGACTGGGGGCACGGGGTGACCACCCTCCAGGCACGGGACGGCCGCTACCTCACCAAGGACGGCTACGGGATGCTGGCCGCCACCGCCGAGCACCCGGACGAGTGGGTCGTCCAGGAGACCTTCCGGCTGGAGCGCGGTGAGGACGGCCGCGTCCGCATCCAGCACCTCGGCACCGGCCGCTGGGTCGCCGTCGCGGCCGGCAGCCACGCCCTCACCACCTACGCGGTCGCCCGGGACGCCGCCGAGCCGTTCACCGTGCGGACGGTGTCGGCCGGCGCGGAGCGGGTCGCCGCCGTCGCCGCCGCGGCCGGCGCGGTGGTGGTGGTCGCCGGCAACGATCCGCACCTCAACGGGCGGGAGACCGAGGACCGGATCGACCTCGCGCTGCCCCCGCAGCAGGAGGAGATCCTGCGCGCCGCCCGGGCCGCCAACCCGCGCACCGTGCTGGCCGTGGTCAGCAGCTACCCGTACGCCCTGGACTGGGCAGACGCCGAAGTCCCCGCCGTGCTGTGGACGGCGCACGGCGGCCAGGAGGGCGGCCGCGCCCTCGCCGACGTCATGCTCGGCGACCACTCCCCCGCCGGCCGCCTCCCGCAGACCTGGTACCGGGCCGGCCAGCGGCTGCCCGACCTGCTCGACTACGACATCATCACCGCCGGCGCCACCTACCTCTACCTGGCGGACGAGCCGCTCTACCCGTTCGGCCACGGGCTGTCCTACACCCGGTTCACGTACGGCGCGCTGAGCGCGGAGACGATCGACGGGCACGCCGTCGCGACCCTCACCGTCACCAACAGCGGCGCACGCGCCGGTGCGGAGGTCGTCCAGCTCTACTCGCGCGCCCCGGAGTCGCGCGTCCCCACGCCGCTGCGCCGGCTGCAGGCCTTCGAGCGGATCGAACTCGCCCCCGGCGAGCAGCGCACGGTGTCCCTCCGCGTCCCGCTCGCCGCGCTCGGCCACTTCGACACCGCGCACGGCCGGTGGACGACCGACCCCGGCCGGTACGCGCTGCTGGCCGGGGCCTCCAGCGCCGACCTGCGCAGCGAGGCCGAGATCACCGTCACCGGCCCGGCCCCGCTGCCGCGCCCCGGTCTCGACGGGCCGCTGCTCGCCCGGGACTTCGACACCGCGCGCGGCATCCGGCTCACCGACCGCACCCCGGCCGGGGGCGAGGCGGTGGAGTGCGGCGACACCGCGCCCGGGCGACTGGCCTTCGACACCGTCGACTTCGCGGACGGGGCGACGTCCGTCGCCCTCGCGGTGTCCCGGACGGCGCCCGGCAGCGCCGCCGTCGAGCTGCACGCGGGTGGCGCCGTCACCAGGTTCGAGGTGCCCTCGACCGGGGGCCGCCACCGCTGGCAGACCGTCCGCGGCCCGCTGGCCGCACCGGTCAAGGGCGTCCACGGCGTGGAGGTCGTGCTGCGCGGCGCACTCCGGCTCGCGGAACTCGACTTCACCCGCTGA
- a CDS encoding DUF7144 family membrane protein: MTTAQTTGGLPKPLRTALVLIVLQAVLNVLGGLLLLVSASDEADHGGDSAGTLALLGWVSVIVALLLAGSAAATPGRRAWVRTTVIAVEALSILGSVVSLFSGAYTAVIGIAIAAFIIRAYLSEDAKRWFA, encoded by the coding sequence ATGACGACCGCTCAGACCACCGGAGGGCTGCCGAAGCCGCTCAGAACCGCCCTCGTCCTCATCGTCCTGCAAGCCGTCCTCAATGTCCTCGGCGGCCTGCTGCTGCTGGTGAGCGCCTCCGACGAGGCCGACCACGGCGGCGACTCCGCCGGGACGCTCGCGCTCCTCGGCTGGGTGTCCGTGATCGTCGCGCTGCTGCTGGCGGGCAGCGCCGCGGCCACGCCCGGCCGCCGGGCCTGGGTGCGGACGACCGTGATCGCCGTGGAGGCGCTGTCGATCCTGGGCTCCGTGGTGTCGCTGTTCTCCGGCGCCTACACCGCGGTGATCGGCATCGCCATCGCCGCGTTCATCATCCGGGCCTACCTCTCCGAGGACGCCAAGCGCTGGTTCGCCTGA
- a CDS encoding ThuA domain-containing protein, with protein MTRILVHTHNLLFPHESAADGVRALRELGAEHGFTVDATDDPADFRADRLRHYGAVVFLSTGGDVLDDRGRDALRAHLGTGAGWMGVHCAAGTELGWDWYEGLVGARFLGHPPIQTATVRTADADHPATAHLPAAWTWTDEWYNFRTDPRGRGVRVLLTVDESEYEGGTMGEGHPLAWSGEHDGAPTFYTSLGHTPEAYRDAAFRAHLLGGVRHVLDGA; from the coding sequence ATGACCAGGATCCTCGTCCACACCCACAACCTGCTCTTCCCGCACGAGTCGGCCGCCGACGGGGTGCGAGCCCTGCGCGAACTCGGCGCCGAGCACGGTTTCACCGTCGACGCCACCGACGATCCGGCGGACTTCCGCGCCGACCGGCTGCGGCACTACGGCGCCGTGGTGTTCCTCTCCACCGGCGGCGACGTCCTGGACGACCGGGGCCGCGACGCCCTGCGCGCGCACCTCGGCACCGGAGCCGGCTGGATGGGCGTGCACTGCGCAGCCGGCACCGAGCTCGGCTGGGACTGGTACGAGGGCCTGGTCGGCGCCCGGTTCCTCGGCCATCCGCCGATCCAGACCGCCACGGTGCGCACCGCCGACGCCGACCACCCGGCCACCGCCCACCTGCCGGCCGCCTGGACCTGGACGGACGAGTGGTACAACTTCCGCACCGACCCGCGCGGCCGCGGTGTCCGGGTGCTGCTCACCGTCGACGAGTCGGAGTACGAGGGCGGCACGATGGGCGAGGGCCACCCGCTGGCCTGGTCCGGCGAGCACGACGGAGCACCGACCTTCTACACCTCGCTCGGCCACACCCCCGAGGCCTACCGGGACGCCGCCTTCCGCGCCCACCTGCTCGGCGGGGTCCGGCACGTCCTCGACGGGGCGTGA
- a CDS encoding aminotransferase class IV produces MAELDGRPVDPAQLQALALTNYGHFTTMLVTDGLVRGLELHLARLARDCRTLFGAELDVERVRAHARRAAPAAGAAVVRVTVFDPALDVGTIGAPAHPRVLVTTRPAGAAEPPPLRVRTVRYEREMPEVKGVGLFGALRHRREAQAAGFDDALFADRTGAWSEGGTWNVGFVREGEVVWPEARQLHGVTMELVRPLGPCRTAEVREAAGFEAAFATNAAVGLRPLAAVDSVRLAPVHPVVEALREAYAALPGEPL; encoded by the coding sequence ATGGCGGAACTCGACGGCAGGCCGGTGGACCCGGCGCAGCTCCAGGCGCTGGCGCTCACCAACTACGGGCACTTCACCACGATGCTGGTGACGGACGGGCTGGTCCGCGGCCTGGAACTGCACCTGGCGCGGCTCGCCCGGGACTGCCGGACACTGTTCGGCGCCGAGTTGGACGTGGAGCGCGTCCGGGCGCACGCCCGCCGGGCTGCGCCTGCGGCGGGCGCGGCCGTGGTCCGGGTGACGGTCTTCGATCCGGCGCTCGACGTCGGCACGATCGGGGCCCCGGCGCACCCCCGGGTGCTGGTGACGACCCGTCCGGCGGGCGCGGCGGAGCCGCCGCCGCTGCGGGTGCGCACCGTCCGGTACGAGCGCGAGATGCCCGAGGTCAAGGGGGTCGGTCTGTTCGGGGCGCTGCGACACCGGCGGGAGGCGCAGGCGGCGGGCTTCGACGACGCGCTGTTCGCCGACCGGACGGGGGCCTGGTCGGAGGGCGGCACCTGGAACGTCGGCTTCGTCCGCGAGGGCGAGGTCGTCTGGCCGGAGGCCCGTCAACTGCACGGTGTCACGATGGAGTTGGTGCGTCCGCTCGGCCCGTGCCGGACGGCGGAGGTGCGGGAGGCGGCCGGTTTCGAGGCGGCGTTCGCGACCAACGCGGCGGTCGGCCTGCGGCCGCTGGCCGCCGTGGACTCGGTGCGGCTGGCGCCGGTGCACCCGGTGGTGGAGGCACTCCGGGAGGCGTACGCCGCGCTCCCGGGCGAGCCGCTCTGA
- a CDS encoding (2Fe-2S) ferredoxin domain-containing protein: MARRPRENAAAAPAPVTVTVCRGCCCGATAKHPGIDHAGQLARLREGVGGAGKVRAVDCLDACGHSNVVVVSPSAEGRRAGGRPVWLGWVLADDMIDEVAEWVRAGGPGVVPAPGTLDLQAFTVSRRIREGLPD; this comes from the coding sequence ATGGCCCGACGCCCCCGCGAGAACGCCGCTGCTGCGCCCGCACCGGTCACCGTGACGGTCTGCCGCGGCTGCTGCTGCGGTGCCACGGCCAAGCACCCGGGGATCGACCACGCCGGGCAGCTGGCGCGGCTGCGCGAGGGGGTCGGCGGCGCGGGCAAGGTCCGGGCGGTGGACTGCCTGGACGCCTGCGGGCACTCCAACGTGGTGGTGGTCAGCCCGTCCGCCGAGGGCCGGCGGGCCGGGGGCCGCCCGGTCTGGCTGGGCTGGGTACTGGCCGACGACATGATCGACGAGGTGGCGGAGTGGGTCCGGGCCGGCGGTCCGGGCGTCGTGCCCGCCCCCGGCACCCTCGACCTCCAGGCCTTCACGGTCTCCCGCCGGATCCGCGAGGGACTGCCGGACTGA
- a CDS encoding CBS domain-containing protein — MITARDIMHSGAQCINADQSLMDAARMMRDLDVGALPICGPDKQLKGIITDRDIVLRCLAVGKDPSMMKAMDLGGHLHCVRADDDMETVLKKMEQHQIRRMPVIDEHDKLVGMISEADLASGHRDGQRLTDRQIIEFMDSIYVNR; from the coding sequence GTGATCACAGCCCGTGACATCATGCACAGCGGCGCCCAGTGCATCAATGCGGACCAGTCGCTGATGGACGCCGCCCGAATGATGCGCGACCTGGACGTCGGCGCGCTCCCCATCTGCGGCCCCGACAAGCAGCTCAAGGGCATCATCACCGACCGTGACATCGTGCTGCGCTGTCTGGCTGTCGGCAAGGACCCGTCGATGATGAAGGCCATGGACCTCGGCGGCCACCTGCACTGCGTGCGGGCCGACGACGACATGGAGACGGTGCTGAAGAAGATGGAGCAGCACCAGATCCGGCGGATGCCGGTGATCGACGAGCACGACAAGCTCGTCGGGATGATCAGCGAGGCCGACCTGGCCAGCGGCCACCGCGACGGCCAGCGCCTGACCGACCGTCAGATCATCGAGTTCATGGACAGCATCTACGTGAACCGCTGA